The Coregonus clupeaformis isolate EN_2021a chromosome 8, ASM2061545v1, whole genome shotgun sequence genome has a segment encoding these proteins:
- the LOC121571027 gene encoding protocadherin-7 isoform X4, with the protein MRTTGAVDYLCYSILILQLLNQPAAKQVLRYRLAEEGPADVRVGNVAADLGIVAGSGEVTFTLESGSDFFKIDNITGELTTNERRIDREKLQQCQMIFDENECFIDFEVSVIGPAQSWVDLFEGKVIILDINDNTPSFPSPVLTLSVEENRPIGTLYLLPTATDRDFGRNGIERYELIQDSGESSRRLGSSSGGRGADRRFDEGAGRSSVFELQVADTTDGEKQPQLIIKGALDREQRDSYELTLRVRDGGDPPRSSQAILRVMITDVNDNSPRFEKAVYEADLPENSSPGAPILQLKAADADVGVNGQIEYVFGAATESVRRLLRLDESSGWLSVLHRIDREEVSQLRFTVMARDRGQPPKMDKATVVLNIKDENDNVPAIEIRKIGRIFLKDGVANVAEDVVVDTPIALVQVSDRDQGENGIVTCTVVGDVPFQLKPASEIEGEMNKKKYFLHTSAPLDYEATQEYNVVIVAVDSGSPSLASNNSLIVKVGDFNDNPPIFSQNVVEVSFPENNAPGERVTTVQAIDADSGKNAEIAYSLDSSVNGIFSIDADNGDIRVNTILDREQTERYQFKVIAKDKGMPILQGSATVVVLVADKNDNEPKFMQDVFTFYVKENLTPNSPVGMVTVIDADKGQNAEMSLFVEEEEEIFSIENDTGTIFSTMSFDREQKTTYTFRVKAVDSGDPPRSATATVSLFVMDLNDNPPSVTFPINSSYTLLPPSSNIRTVVRTVMATDTDTGINADLNYSIIGGNPFKLFEIDGGSGVISLVGKMEKKHYGLHRLVVQVNDSGQPSQSTTTLVHVYVNETLSNSTIVEAQVAKSLGTPLNTNVAGDPNYDLGKQRLSIVIGVVSGIMTVILIILIVVMARYCRPKNKNGYEAGKKDHEDFFTPQQHDKGKKPKKNKKNKQPLYSSIVTVEASKPNGQRYDGVNEKLSDSSGMGRYRSVNGGPGSPDLARHYKSSSPLPTVQLHPQSPTAGKKHQAVQDLPPANTFVGTGDNISLGSDHCSDYSSQTISKYNKQTPGPCPT; encoded by the coding sequence ATGAGGACTACTGGCGCAGTGGACTATTTATGCTACAGTATACTCATCCTGCAGCTGCTGAATCAGCCCGCTGCCAAGCAAGTGCTCCGATATCGCTTGGCTGAGGAGGGACCAGCCGATGTCAGGGTAGGGAACGTAGCCGCAGACCTCGGAATCGTTGCCGGGTCTGGCGAGGTGACATTTACCCTCGAGTCCGGATCTGATTTTTTCAAAATAGATAATATAACAGGCGAGCTGACCACCAATGAACGGCGGATAGACCGTGAAAAATTACAGCAGTGCCAAATGATATTTGATGAAAACGAGTGTTTCATAGATTTTGAAGTGTCAGTAATTGGACCGGCTCAGAGCTGGGTCGACCTGTTCGAGGGGAAAGTCATTATTTTAGACATAAATGACAACACCCCATCTTTCCCCTCTCCGGTGCTGACCCTGTCGGTGGAGGAGAACAGGCCGATTGGCACTCTCTATCTCCTACCCACGGCCACGGACAGAGATTTCGGTAGGAACGGAATCGAAAGATATGAGCTTATTCAAGACAGCGGGGAGAGCTCCAGGCGCCTGGGCTCGAGCTCAGGGGGGCGCGGGGCGGACAGGAGATTCGACGAGGGGGCAGGCAGGAGCAGCGTCTTTGAACTGCAAGTTGCTGACACAACCGACGGGGAGAAGCAGCCGCAGCTCATCATTAAAGGGGCACTggacagagagcagagggacTCTTATGAGCTCACCCTGCGTGTTAGGGACGGGGGCGACCCCCCACGCTCCTCCCAGGCCATTCTGAGGGTGATGATCACTGATGTGAATGACAACAGCCCGCGCTTTGAGAAGGCTGTGTATGAAGCTGACCTGCCAGAGAACAGCTCCCCTGGTGCCCCCATCCTGCAGCTGAAAGCAGCTGACGCAGACGTTGGGGTGAACGGTCAGATTGAGTACGTATTTGGTGCGGCCACAGAGTCAGTGCGTAGGCTATTGAGGCTGGACGAGAGCTCTGGGTGGCTGAGCGTGCTCCATCGTATTGACCGCGAGGAGGTGAGCCAGCTGCGCTTCACTGTGATGGCGAGGGACCGAGGCCAGCCGCCCAAAATGGACAAGGCCACCGTGGTCCTCAACATCAAGGATGAGAATGACAACGTGCCAGCCATCGAGATCCGTAAGATTGGACGCATCTTCCTAAAGGATGGAGTGGCCAATGTGGCAGAGGATGTAGTGGTGGATACACCTATAGCCTTAGTCCAGGTGTCGGACCGCGACCAGGGTGAGAACGGCATCGTGACCTGTACTGTGGTGGGTGACGTGCCCTTCCAGCTCAAACCGGCCAGCGAGATTGAGGGTGAGATGAATAAGAAGAAATACTTCCTCCATACATCAGCTCCGCTGGACTACGAGGCCACACAGGAGTACAATGTGGTCATTGTTGCGGTGGACTCAGGAAGCCCTAGCCTGGCCAGTAATAACTCGCTCATCGTAAAGGTGGGCGACTTCAATGACAACCCACCCATCTTTAGCCAGAACGTGGTCGAGGTGTCCTTTCCAGAAAACAACGCCCCCGGCGAGAGGGTGACCACTGTGCAGGCCATCGATGCTGATAGTGGCAAGAACGCGGAAATCGCCTACTCCCTCGATTCCTCTGTGAATGGGATATTCTCCATTGATGCCGACAATGGTGACATCAGAGTAAACACCATTCTGGACAGAGAGcaaacagagaggtaccagttcAAAGTGATAGCCAAAGATAAGGGCATGCCCATACTCCAGGGGTCAGCCACTGTGGTGGTCCTAGTGGCAGATAAGAATGACAACGAGCCTAAGTTCATGCAGGACGTTTTCACCTTCTACGTCAAAGAGAACCTTACACCCAACAGCCCTGTTGGCATGGTGACCGTCATTGACGCCGACAAAGGCCAGAATGCAGAAATGAGCCTCTTCgtcgaggaagaggaggagatctTCTCCATTGAGAACGACACAGGAACCATTTTCTCCACTATGTCGTTTGACCGTGAGCAGAAGACCACCTACACATTCCGGGTCAAGGCTGTAGACAGTGGAGACCCACCCAGATCGGCCACCGCCACCGTGTCACTCTTTGTGATGGACTTGAATGACAATCCGCCGTCCGTCACCTTCCCCATCAACAGCTCATACACCCTCCTGCCCCCCTCCAGCAACATCAGGACTGTAGTACGAACCGTCATGGCCACCGATACCGACACAGGGATCAACGCTGACCTAAACTACAGCATCATCGGGGGCAACCCCTTCAAACTGTTTGAGATCGACGGGGGCAGCGGGGTCATCTCGCTGGTGGGGAAGATGGAGAAGAAACACTATGGCCTCCACAGACTGGTGGTCCAGGTGAACGACAGCGGCCAGCCCTCCCAGAGCACCACCACCCTGGTGCATGTATATGTCAACGAGACCCTCTCCAACTCCACCATCGTTGAGGCCCAGGTGGCTAAGAGCCTGGGCACTCCGCTCAACACCAACGTCGCCGGCGACCCCAACTACGACCTGGGCAAGCAGCGGCTGAGCATCGTCATCGGGGTGGTGTCGGGCATCATGACGgtcatcctcatcatcctcatcgTGGTCATGGCCCGCTACTGCCGCCCCAAGAACAAGAACGGTTACGAGGCGGGCAAGAAGGACCACGAGGACTTCTTCACCCCTCAGCAGCATGACAAGGGCAAGAAGCccaagaagaacaagaagaacaaACAGCCGCTGTACAGCAGTATCGTCACCGTCGAGGCCTCCAAGCCCAACGGCCAGCGCTACGACGGCGTCAACGAGAAGCTGTCCGACAGCTCCGGGATGGGCCGGTACCGCTCCGTTAACGGAGGGCCCGGGAGCCCGGATTTGGCCAGGCACTACAAGTCCAGCTCGCCACTGCCCACGGTCCAGCTCCACCCCCAGTCGCCCACGGCCGGGAAAAAGCATCAGGCTGTTCAGGACCTGCCCCCTGCAAACACCTTCGTTGGCACCGGAGATAACATTTCCCTTGGATCTGACCACTGCTCTGATTACAGCAGTCAAACCATCAGCAAGTACAACAAACAG
- the LOC121571027 gene encoding protocadherin-7 isoform X3 yields MRTTGAVDYLCYSILILQLLNQPAAKQVLRYRLAEEGPADVRVGNVAADLGIVAGSGEVTFTLESGSDFFKIDNITGELTTNERRIDREKLQQCQMIFDENECFIDFEVSVIGPAQSWVDLFEGKVIILDINDNTPSFPSPVLTLSVEENRPIGTLYLLPTATDRDFGRNGIERYELIQDSGESSRRLGSSSGGRGADRRFDEGAGRSSVFELQVADTTDGEKQPQLIIKGALDREQRDSYELTLRVRDGGDPPRSSQAILRVMITDVNDNSPRFEKAVYEADLPENSSPGAPILQLKAADADVGVNGQIEYVFGAATESVRRLLRLDESSGWLSVLHRIDREEVSQLRFTVMARDRGQPPKMDKATVVLNIKDENDNVPAIEIRKIGRIFLKDGVANVAEDVVVDTPIALVQVSDRDQGENGIVTCTVVGDVPFQLKPASEIEGEMNKKKYFLHTSAPLDYEATQEYNVVIVAVDSGSPSLASNNSLIVKVGDFNDNPPIFSQNVVEVSFPENNAPGERVTTVQAIDADSGKNAEIAYSLDSSVNGIFSIDADNGDIRVNTILDREQTERYQFKVIAKDKGMPILQGSATVVVLVADKNDNEPKFMQDVFTFYVKENLTPNSPVGMVTVIDADKGQNAEMSLFVEEEEEIFSIENDTGTIFSTMSFDREQKTTYTFRVKAVDSGDPPRSATATVSLFVMDLNDNPPSVTFPINSSYTLLPPSSNIRTVVRTVMATDTDTGINADLNYSIIGGNPFKLFEIDGGSGVISLVGKMEKKHYGLHRLVVQVNDSGQPSQSTTTLVHVYVNETLSNSTIVEAQVAKSLGTPLNTNVAGDPNYDLGKQRLSIVIGVVSGIMTVILIILIVVMARYCRPKNKNGYEAGKKDHEDFFTPQQHDKGKKPKKNKKNKQPLYSSIVTVEASKPNGQRYDGVNEKLSDSSGMGRYRSVNGGPGSPDLARHYKSSSPLPTVQLHPQSPTAGKKHQAVQDLPPANTFVGTGDNISLGSDHCSDYSSQTISKYNKQPFRRVTFSVVSQPQDPHQQGSLQSCYDSGLEESETPSSKSSSGGPRLGALPLPEDSYERTTPDGSVGEAEHMENGDKEH; encoded by the coding sequence ATGAGGACTACTGGCGCAGTGGACTATTTATGCTACAGTATACTCATCCTGCAGCTGCTGAATCAGCCCGCTGCCAAGCAAGTGCTCCGATATCGCTTGGCTGAGGAGGGACCAGCCGATGTCAGGGTAGGGAACGTAGCCGCAGACCTCGGAATCGTTGCCGGGTCTGGCGAGGTGACATTTACCCTCGAGTCCGGATCTGATTTTTTCAAAATAGATAATATAACAGGCGAGCTGACCACCAATGAACGGCGGATAGACCGTGAAAAATTACAGCAGTGCCAAATGATATTTGATGAAAACGAGTGTTTCATAGATTTTGAAGTGTCAGTAATTGGACCGGCTCAGAGCTGGGTCGACCTGTTCGAGGGGAAAGTCATTATTTTAGACATAAATGACAACACCCCATCTTTCCCCTCTCCGGTGCTGACCCTGTCGGTGGAGGAGAACAGGCCGATTGGCACTCTCTATCTCCTACCCACGGCCACGGACAGAGATTTCGGTAGGAACGGAATCGAAAGATATGAGCTTATTCAAGACAGCGGGGAGAGCTCCAGGCGCCTGGGCTCGAGCTCAGGGGGGCGCGGGGCGGACAGGAGATTCGACGAGGGGGCAGGCAGGAGCAGCGTCTTTGAACTGCAAGTTGCTGACACAACCGACGGGGAGAAGCAGCCGCAGCTCATCATTAAAGGGGCACTggacagagagcagagggacTCTTATGAGCTCACCCTGCGTGTTAGGGACGGGGGCGACCCCCCACGCTCCTCCCAGGCCATTCTGAGGGTGATGATCACTGATGTGAATGACAACAGCCCGCGCTTTGAGAAGGCTGTGTATGAAGCTGACCTGCCAGAGAACAGCTCCCCTGGTGCCCCCATCCTGCAGCTGAAAGCAGCTGACGCAGACGTTGGGGTGAACGGTCAGATTGAGTACGTATTTGGTGCGGCCACAGAGTCAGTGCGTAGGCTATTGAGGCTGGACGAGAGCTCTGGGTGGCTGAGCGTGCTCCATCGTATTGACCGCGAGGAGGTGAGCCAGCTGCGCTTCACTGTGATGGCGAGGGACCGAGGCCAGCCGCCCAAAATGGACAAGGCCACCGTGGTCCTCAACATCAAGGATGAGAATGACAACGTGCCAGCCATCGAGATCCGTAAGATTGGACGCATCTTCCTAAAGGATGGAGTGGCCAATGTGGCAGAGGATGTAGTGGTGGATACACCTATAGCCTTAGTCCAGGTGTCGGACCGCGACCAGGGTGAGAACGGCATCGTGACCTGTACTGTGGTGGGTGACGTGCCCTTCCAGCTCAAACCGGCCAGCGAGATTGAGGGTGAGATGAATAAGAAGAAATACTTCCTCCATACATCAGCTCCGCTGGACTACGAGGCCACACAGGAGTACAATGTGGTCATTGTTGCGGTGGACTCAGGAAGCCCTAGCCTGGCCAGTAATAACTCGCTCATCGTAAAGGTGGGCGACTTCAATGACAACCCACCCATCTTTAGCCAGAACGTGGTCGAGGTGTCCTTTCCAGAAAACAACGCCCCCGGCGAGAGGGTGACCACTGTGCAGGCCATCGATGCTGATAGTGGCAAGAACGCGGAAATCGCCTACTCCCTCGATTCCTCTGTGAATGGGATATTCTCCATTGATGCCGACAATGGTGACATCAGAGTAAACACCATTCTGGACAGAGAGcaaacagagaggtaccagttcAAAGTGATAGCCAAAGATAAGGGCATGCCCATACTCCAGGGGTCAGCCACTGTGGTGGTCCTAGTGGCAGATAAGAATGACAACGAGCCTAAGTTCATGCAGGACGTTTTCACCTTCTACGTCAAAGAGAACCTTACACCCAACAGCCCTGTTGGCATGGTGACCGTCATTGACGCCGACAAAGGCCAGAATGCAGAAATGAGCCTCTTCgtcgaggaagaggaggagatctTCTCCATTGAGAACGACACAGGAACCATTTTCTCCACTATGTCGTTTGACCGTGAGCAGAAGACCACCTACACATTCCGGGTCAAGGCTGTAGACAGTGGAGACCCACCCAGATCGGCCACCGCCACCGTGTCACTCTTTGTGATGGACTTGAATGACAATCCGCCGTCCGTCACCTTCCCCATCAACAGCTCATACACCCTCCTGCCCCCCTCCAGCAACATCAGGACTGTAGTACGAACCGTCATGGCCACCGATACCGACACAGGGATCAACGCTGACCTAAACTACAGCATCATCGGGGGCAACCCCTTCAAACTGTTTGAGATCGACGGGGGCAGCGGGGTCATCTCGCTGGTGGGGAAGATGGAGAAGAAACACTATGGCCTCCACAGACTGGTGGTCCAGGTGAACGACAGCGGCCAGCCCTCCCAGAGCACCACCACCCTGGTGCATGTATATGTCAACGAGACCCTCTCCAACTCCACCATCGTTGAGGCCCAGGTGGCTAAGAGCCTGGGCACTCCGCTCAACACCAACGTCGCCGGCGACCCCAACTACGACCTGGGCAAGCAGCGGCTGAGCATCGTCATCGGGGTGGTGTCGGGCATCATGACGgtcatcctcatcatcctcatcgTGGTCATGGCCCGCTACTGCCGCCCCAAGAACAAGAACGGTTACGAGGCGGGCAAGAAGGACCACGAGGACTTCTTCACCCCTCAGCAGCATGACAAGGGCAAGAAGCccaagaagaacaagaagaacaaACAGCCGCTGTACAGCAGTATCGTCACCGTCGAGGCCTCCAAGCCCAACGGCCAGCGCTACGACGGCGTCAACGAGAAGCTGTCCGACAGCTCCGGGATGGGCCGGTACCGCTCCGTTAACGGAGGGCCCGGGAGCCCGGATTTGGCCAGGCACTACAAGTCCAGCTCGCCACTGCCCACGGTCCAGCTCCACCCCCAGTCGCCCACGGCCGGGAAAAAGCATCAGGCTGTTCAGGACCTGCCCCCTGCAAACACCTTCGTTGGCACCGGAGATAACATTTCCCTTGGATCTGACCACTGCTCTGATTACAGCAGTCAAACCATCAGCAAGTACAACAAACAG